One part of the Maribacter aquivivus genome encodes these proteins:
- a CDS encoding alpha/beta fold hydrolase, with amino-acid sequence MKQFYYTFLAVFSLTLSAHSQTIDTLVNVGGFNMHFNIMKGEGTPILFEAGGGDDSSVWTPILERIHQVTGTTLITYDRSGFGQSELNTKLKNDSDFDIENGIIELETALAKLGYNNEIILVSHSYGGLYNLLYANKHPKKVKSIVLIDATLSDFWNEDFLAMRDMFVDINTIPKGTGDYYLNFNYNEVMRSLRNTQFPNNIPVTNIFPDKSAPVYPEEYSNRWKKVHVDLGTQNNNVTNIIAESSSHAVFNDNPALVINAIVKAYSETLDKNQQNIVLQKALDNAIELSIETKVHNRSEHDLNTLGYSFLQAQELDKALDVFKTTVLLFPESANAHDSYGEALLIADKKTEAIEMYEKSIALNPDNEHGKEVLLKLKEEE; translated from the coding sequence ATGAAACAGTTCTATTATACCTTCTTGGCCGTTTTCTCTTTAACGCTCTCCGCCCATTCTCAAACGATAGATACGCTAGTTAATGTTGGCGGATTTAACATGCATTTCAATATTATGAAAGGAGAAGGAACTCCTATCCTTTTTGAAGCTGGTGGAGGTGATGACAGTTCTGTTTGGACACCTATTTTAGAAAGAATACATCAGGTTACCGGTACTACGTTAATTACGTATGACCGTTCAGGTTTTGGACAAAGTGAATTGAATACCAAATTGAAGAACGATTCCGATTTCGATATTGAAAACGGAATTATAGAATTGGAAACCGCACTTGCAAAATTAGGGTACAACAATGAAATAATTTTGGTATCGCATTCTTACGGCGGACTATACAATCTACTATACGCGAATAAACATCCGAAGAAAGTTAAATCGATAGTTTTAATAGATGCAACTCTTAGTGATTTCTGGAATGAAGATTTCTTGGCTATGAGAGATATGTTTGTTGACATAAACACAATACCAAAAGGTACTGGCGATTATTACCTGAATTTCAATTACAATGAAGTTATGCGTTCATTAAGGAATACACAGTTCCCTAACAATATTCCTGTAACGAACATTTTTCCTGATAAATCCGCTCCAGTATATCCAGAAGAATATTCTAATAGATGGAAAAAAGTTCATGTAGATTTAGGTACACAAAACAATAATGTAACTAACATAATAGCTGAAAGCAGTAGTCATGCCGTATTTAATGATAACCCTGCATTAGTTATCAACGCTATAGTTAAAGCCTATTCAGAAACTTTAGATAAAAATCAACAAAATATTGTGCTACAAAAGGCATTAGACAATGCTATTGAGTTATCAATTGAAACCAAGGTTCATAATCGTTCAGAACACGATTTAAATACACTGGGTTACTCATTTTTACAAGCCCAAGAATTAGACAAAGCCCTAGATGTATTTAAAACGACAGTACTATTATTTCCAGAAAGTGCTAATGCTCATGACAGTTATGGTGAAGCTTTATTGATTGCAGATAAAAAAACGGAAGCTATTGAAATGTATGAAAAATCTATAGCCTTAAACCCTGATAATGAACATGGAAAAGAGGTGTTGTTGAAATTGAAAGAAGAAGAATAA
- a CDS encoding DUF2625 domain-containing protein yields the protein MKKVSELINVNEPGWVLVAEWINDATNKVEILPKNEKETDNALYQTQVSTRSPMGAIIYETGGLLIDHGWIRILGSGNQKLDRTLPEWNKGKTFKEYGDKPSIFLVADDVVGGFFAINGGAFGDDLGNIYYFAPDALEWESMDIRYSDFLWWTFTGDLSQFYANARWTDWKKEITKINGNQGIAFYPFLWTEHNNINDLTRKIVPISEIWTFQQDTIKQLHKGN from the coding sequence ATGAAAAAAGTAAGCGAATTAATTAATGTTAATGAACCTGGTTGGGTACTAGTTGCTGAATGGATAAATGATGCAACCAACAAAGTTGAAATTCTACCCAAAAACGAGAAAGAAACTGATAATGCCCTTTACCAAACACAAGTGTCAACCCGCTCACCAATGGGAGCTATAATATACGAAACAGGTGGTCTTTTAATTGACCATGGCTGGATTAGAATTTTGGGGTCTGGCAACCAAAAGTTAGATAGAACTTTACCCGAATGGAATAAAGGGAAAACGTTTAAAGAATATGGAGATAAACCGTCAATATTCTTAGTAGCCGATGATGTCGTAGGCGGATTTTTCGCAATAAATGGCGGTGCTTTTGGTGATGACTTGGGCAACATATATTATTTTGCGCCAGATGCTTTAGAATGGGAATCAATGGATATTAGGTATTCTGATTTTCTATGGTGGACATTTACAGGTGACCTGTCTCAATTCTATGCCAATGCACGTTGGACAGATTGGAAAAAGGAAATAACTAAAATTAATGGAAATCAAGGCATTGCATTTTATCCTTTTTTATGGACAGAACACAATAACATTAATGATTTAACCAGAAAAATAGTGCCAATTTCTGAGATATGGACATTTCAACAAGATACTATAAAGCAATTACACAAAGGCAATTAG